The Crocosphaera subtropica ATCC 51142 genome includes a window with the following:
- the acsF gene encoding magnesium-protoporphyrin IX monomethyl ester (oxidative) cyclase, which yields MVKTPVKPDQPKPGTKAPSQETLLTPRFYITDFETAANLSLTEQETELNAMLTEMRNDYNRHHFVRNEEFKTGNWDHLDETTREGFIEYLERSCISEFSGFLLFKELSRKLKGRNPILSEMFHLMARDEARHAGFLNKAMADFNLSLDLGKVTKTRTYTFFPLEWVIYTVYLSEKIGYWRYIIIFHHLEKHPEKQFYPIFKKFENWCQDENRHGDIFTALLRSQPKLWKTWKARLWSRFFLLSVFATHTLTVHERASFYESLGLNATEFDKEVIRKTNETSARAFPSVLDVDHPEFYPRLQRCSQRNLKMKEIGESKAPKFVKTLRKLPLMAGIVGDLLRIYLIKPIDAEALRGTVR from the coding sequence ATGGTTAAGACTCCTGTTAAACCCGATCAGCCCAAACCAGGAACAAAAGCACCTTCTCAAGAAACCCTCCTCACCCCTCGCTTTTATATTACAGACTTTGAAACCGCGGCCAACCTTTCTTTAACGGAACAGGAAACCGAATTAAACGCCATGTTGACGGAAATGCGTAACGACTACAACCGTCATCATTTTGTTCGAAATGAAGAATTTAAAACCGGTAACTGGGATCATTTAGATGAAACTACCAGAGAAGGTTTTATTGAGTATTTAGAACGGTCTTGTATTTCTGAATTTTCTGGCTTTTTACTCTTCAAAGAATTGTCTAGAAAACTCAAAGGCCGTAACCCCATTTTATCAGAAATGTTTCATTTAATGGCACGGGATGAAGCGCGTCATGCAGGGTTTTTAAACAAGGCAATGGCCGACTTTAACCTATCTTTAGATTTAGGAAAAGTCACTAAAACCCGTACCTATACCTTTTTCCCTCTAGAATGGGTTATTTACACCGTTTATCTCTCTGAAAAAATCGGTTATTGGCGTTATATTATCATTTTCCATCACTTGGAAAAACATCCAGAAAAGCAATTTTATCCTATTTTCAAAAAATTTGAAAACTGGTGTCAAGATGAGAACCGTCACGGCGATATTTTTACCGCTTTATTACGTTCTCAACCTAAACTTTGGAAAACCTGGAAAGCACGGTTATGGAGTCGTTTTTTCCTCTTATCTGTGTTTGCAACCCATACGTTAACGGTTCATGAAAGAGCGAGTTTTTATGAGTCTTTAGGGTTAAATGCCACAGAATTTGATAAGGAAGTGATTCGTAAAACGAACGAAACTTCCGCCAGAGCATTTCCTAGTGTCTTAGACGTAGATCATCCCGAATTTTATCCCCGTTTACAACGTTGTTCTCAGCGTAACTTAAAGATGAAAGAAATAGGAGAAAGTAAGGCTCCTAAATTCGTTAAAACCTTACGAAAACTGCCTTTAATGGCTGGAATTGTCGGAGATTTATTGCGTATTTATTTAATCAAACCCATCGATGCTGAAGCATTACGGGGAACGGTTCGCTAA
- a CDS encoding response regulator transcription factor codes for MTVNIPYLQTSIGRNSPQPRILIVDDDPAICQLISRFFSYNNYYIESAVDAKTARQLFQKFNPDLAILDVNLPDESGFNLCKEIRQTGTLVLMLTCMTDTSHVLEGFEQGADDYLTKPFNLEILKAKIAALLKRRNGGEVNLNTPNNSVSIEGLTIDPNRCEVSLNHEVLPLTSLEFELLYFLATHPNRVWERSDLIAAVWGNHHEIGAERKVDVHIGQIRKKINDIQGKLIKTVRGKGYLFERSESD; via the coding sequence ATGACTGTTAATATTCCTTACTTACAAACATCTATCGGACGTAATTCTCCTCAGCCTAGAATTTTAATTGTTGATGATGACCCCGCTATTTGCCAATTGATTTCTCGCTTTTTTAGCTACAATAACTACTATATAGAGTCGGCTGTAGATGCCAAAACGGCTAGACAACTTTTTCAAAAGTTTAACCCAGATTTGGCCATTTTAGATGTTAACTTACCGGATGAAAGTGGGTTTAATCTCTGTAAAGAAATTCGTCAAACCGGAACCCTGGTACTGATGTTAACCTGTATGACTGATACTAGCCATGTTTTAGAAGGGTTTGAACAAGGGGCCGATGATTATTTGACCAAACCTTTTAATTTAGAAATTCTCAAAGCCAAGATTGCTGCTTTGTTAAAACGTCGTAATGGAGGAGAAGTTAACCTTAATACCCCGAATAACTCTGTTAGCATCGAAGGATTGACCATTGATCCTAATCGATGTGAAGTTAGCCTCAACCATGAAGTGTTACCCCTTACCTCTTTGGAATTTGAGTTATTGTACTTTTTAGCAACCCATCCTAACCGAGTTTGGGAAAGAAGTGATCTTATTGCTGCCGTTTGGGGTAATCATCATGAAATCGGGGCAGAAAGAAAAGTTGATGTACATATCGGTCAAATTCGCAAGAAAATTAATGATATTCAAGGGAAATTGATCAAAACTGTTCGGGGAAAAGGCTATCTATTTGAACGTTCTGAAAGTGATTAA
- a CDS encoding DUF655 domain-containing protein, protein MKRFYQKRLQFVGLLLFIFLGTIACDNSVKVERSQSLPQDPLIEVYFNLNQAQGANYRDPYRNIDRPGDNLEDIIINSINSAQSTIDIAVQEFRLPNIAQALVKQAKKGIKIRIILENNYHQSITDFTSEMITVMTRREKQRYDQYFQFIDINNDKQISSQELNQRDALTILNQGNVPIIDDTEDGSKGTGLMHHKFIIIDNKIVIVTSANFTLSGIHGDFDNNQTRGNANNLLKIESSELAQLFTEEFDLMWGDGKGGEKNSKFGINKLNRLPKRIKIGQSEVTVKFSPNSSQDDWQFTTNGLISTVLNQAKSSINLALFVFSDQNIANTLETKNNQNINIKALIDPEFMFRYYSEGLDMLGVALSNDCQYEKDNQPWQKNINTVGVANLPQGDKLHHKLAIIDDNIVITGSHNWSASANYQNDETLLIINNPIITAHYQQEFNRLYDNSTLGIPETINNKIQADIKNCPTLLTPKSVINQTEKINLNTASLEELETLPGIGRSLAERIIEVRKIRPFTSLEDLTRVKGIGNSKIKELEGEVSW, encoded by the coding sequence ATGAAAAGATTTTATCAGAAAAGGTTACAGTTTGTTGGCTTATTATTATTCATATTTTTGGGAACAATAGCTTGTGATAATTCTGTAAAAGTTGAGCGATCGCAGTCTCTTCCACAAGATCCTTTAATTGAGGTCTATTTTAACCTAAATCAAGCCCAAGGAGCGAATTATCGTGATCCTTATCGTAACATTGATCGCCCTGGTGATAATCTAGAAGATATTATTATTAATAGTATCAATTCTGCTCAATCTACTATTGATATTGCTGTTCAAGAATTTCGCCTTCCTAACATTGCCCAAGCCTTGGTTAAACAAGCAAAAAAAGGTATAAAAATCCGCATTATTTTAGAAAACAATTATCATCAATCCATCACTGATTTTACTTCAGAAATGATTACGGTAATGACAAGAAGGGAAAAACAAAGATATGATCAATATTTTCAATTTATTGATATTAATAATGATAAACAAATTAGCAGCCAAGAACTTAATCAAAGAGATGCCTTAACTATTTTGAATCAAGGTAATGTTCCTATTATTGATGATACAGAAGATGGTTCAAAAGGGACAGGTTTAATGCACCACAAATTTATCATTATTGATAATAAAATAGTGATTGTTACCTCAGCTAATTTTACCTTAAGTGGAATTCATGGAGATTTTGATAATAACCAAACGAGAGGAAATGCTAATAACTTACTCAAAATTGAATCCTCAGAATTAGCACAACTTTTTACAGAAGAATTTGACTTGATGTGGGGCGATGGTAAAGGGGGAGAAAAAAATAGTAAATTTGGAATTAATAAATTGAACCGATTACCAAAAAGAATTAAGATAGGACAATCAGAAGTAACGGTTAAATTTTCTCCTAACTCCTCTCAAGATGATTGGCAATTTACTACAAATGGATTAATCAGTACCGTATTAAATCAAGCAAAAAGTTCGATTAATTTAGCATTATTTGTTTTTAGTGACCAAAATATAGCTAACACTTTAGAAACAAAAAATAACCAAAACATTAATATTAAAGCATTAATTGATCCAGAATTTATGTTTCGTTATTATAGTGAGGGGTTAGATATGTTAGGGGTTGCTTTAAGCAATGATTGTCAGTATGAAAAAGATAATCAACCTTGGCAAAAAAACATTAACACGGTTGGTGTTGCTAACCTTCCTCAAGGAGATAAATTACATCATAAATTGGCTATTATTGATGATAATATTGTTATTACAGGTTCTCACAATTGGTCAGCGTCAGCTAACTATCAAAACGATGAAACCTTATTGATTATCAATAATCCTATTATTACGGCGCATTATCAACAAGAATTTAATAGATTATATGATAATTCCACTTTAGGAATTCCTGAAACTATTAATAATAAAATTCAAGCAGATATTAAAAATTGCCCTACATTATTAACACCGAAATCAGTAATAAATCAAACAGAAAAAATAAATTTAAACACAGCTAGTTTAGAAGAATTGGAAACATTACCAGGAATTGGCAGATCCCTGGCAGAAAGAATTATTGAAGTTCGTAAAATTCGACCTTTTACCTCTTTAGAAGACTTAACCAGAGTAAAAGGAATTGGAAACAGTAAGATCAAAGAATTAGAAGGAGAAGTTAGTTGGTGA
- a CDS encoding NAD(P)/FAD-dependent oxidoreductase, which produces MNHSSNSTVIIGGGFVGLFTALHLQQQNYPDPIILIDQTERFIFKPLLYELLSGEMDDFQVCPRYDKLLDPEKVQFICDTVEAIDLPQNTLTLKSGTICNYDKLVIGLGSCSSYFGIEGAKEHTLSFRTRQDAITLKQHLQQCLQRGSEIQDSQQRRHLLTVAIVGAGPSGVELAATLADSLPQWYHQRGGNWAEIRLVLLNQDENILQGDINTELRQAAKTALTDKKVSVELLLNASVTKVQPRQLYYQYQEQTHTLEAATIVWTAGTQTHPLIHSLPIPESHRDKQGRLLLAPTLQLPHFPNVFVGGDCATILNHPLPPLAQVAYQEGTAIAQNLQALAHNQKPTHAEVDIKGSLLKLGLDDSAAQLFDQFVVTGKSAYLIRQGRYLTLLPAPGHDFKATTEWLSDELCSLNF; this is translated from the coding sequence ATGAATCATTCAAGCAACTCAACAGTTATTATTGGAGGAGGTTTCGTCGGACTCTTCACCGCACTACATTTGCAACAACAAAATTATCCTGATCCGATCATTCTCATCGATCAGACAGAACGCTTTATCTTTAAACCTCTATTATATGAGCTTTTAAGTGGTGAAATGGATGATTTTCAGGTATGTCCTCGCTACGATAAGCTCTTAGACCCAGAAAAAGTTCAATTTATTTGTGATACCGTTGAAGCAATTGACCTCCCCCAGAACACCTTAACACTGAAGTCTGGCACCATTTGCAACTATGACAAATTAGTGATCGGGTTGGGGAGTTGTAGCAGTTATTTTGGGATAGAAGGGGCAAAAGAACATACATTATCGTTTCGGACTCGCCAAGATGCTATTACCCTCAAACAACATTTACAACAATGTCTTCAACGAGGGAGTGAAATCCAAGATTCTCAACAACGCCGTCACCTTTTAACCGTTGCTATCGTCGGCGCTGGACCATCTGGGGTGGAATTAGCTGCCACTTTAGCCGATAGTTTACCTCAGTGGTACCATCAAAGGGGAGGAAACTGGGCTGAAATACGCCTTGTATTACTTAATCAGGACGAGAATATCTTACAAGGAGATATTAATACTGAATTGCGCCAAGCAGCAAAAACGGCCTTAACAGACAAAAAAGTATCGGTAGAATTGTTGTTAAACGCTTCTGTCACAAAGGTACAACCTAGACAATTGTACTATCAATATCAAGAGCAAACTCACACCCTCGAAGCAGCTACCATTGTTTGGACGGCTGGAACCCAAACCCATCCCTTGATCCACTCCTTACCCATTCCTGAGTCCCATCGAGACAAACAAGGCCGATTATTGCTTGCCCCAACCTTGCAACTGCCCCATTTTCCCAATGTTTTTGTCGGGGGTGACTGTGCTACCATCTTAAATCATCCCTTACCCCCATTAGCTCAAGTAGCTTACCAAGAAGGAACGGCGATCGCTCAAAATCTTCAAGCATTAGCCCATAATCAAAAACCAACTCATGCAGAAGTGGATATTAAAGGATCTTTGCTCAAATTAGGCTTAGATGACAGTGCGGCCCAGCTTTTTGACCAGTTTGTGGTTACGGGTAAATCAGCCTACTTAATTCGTCAAGGAAGGTATCTGACTTTGTTACCAGCCCCTGGACACGATTTTAAAGCCACTACAGAATGGTTATCAGATGAACTTTGTTCTCTTAATTTTTGA
- the menC gene encoding o-succinylbenzoate synthase: MFIEKAEIFVFELPFIKSYQTSYGEMNQKRSIVIKLSSSDLSGYGEASTLPFPFYLPEYADTSYIVLKDLIIPKILDKDIKHPSEINQLLSHIKGYNFAKYSVETALWDLYSQTTQIPLYQLLGGTNQTIQIGGSVSITKDENKLLEEISLKVEQGYQRIKLKIKPSWDIEPLEIIRNSFPDVPLMVDANAAYTLKDRDLLKTLDNFNLMMIEQPLGWDDLIDHTELQPQLNTPICLDESILSLNDTRKAIKINACKIINLKPGRVGGLTEAKKIHDLCKKNNIGVWCGGMLESSIGAFFNLSLATLDNFIYPVALNTNDYIDDIVTHKCLAKNGAVKVPNFLSDFEVDEEKLRHYTVASHQFNSKS; the protein is encoded by the coding sequence ATGTTTATTGAAAAGGCAGAAATTTTTGTCTTTGAATTGCCCTTCATCAAAAGTTATCAAACTAGCTATGGTGAAATGAATCAAAAAAGAAGTATCGTTATTAAACTATCAAGCTCTGATTTATCGGGTTATGGTGAAGCATCAACCCTACCGTTTCCTTTCTATTTACCTGAATATGCTGACACTTCATATATTGTTTTAAAAGATTTAATTATTCCTAAAATTCTTGATAAAGATATTAAGCATCCTAGTGAAATTAATCAATTATTATCTCATATTAAGGGTTATAATTTTGCTAAATATTCAGTAGAAACTGCATTGTGGGATTTGTATTCGCAAACAACACAAATTCCTTTGTATCAATTATTAGGAGGAACTAACCAAACCATTCAAATAGGGGGATCAGTTAGCATTACCAAAGATGAAAATAAGCTATTAGAAGAAATTAGTTTAAAAGTCGAACAAGGTTATCAAAGAATCAAACTAAAAATCAAACCAAGTTGGGATATTGAACCTCTAGAAATCATAAGAAATAGCTTTCCTGATGTTCCTTTAATGGTTGATGCAAACGCTGCTTATACTTTAAAAGATAGAGACTTATTGAAAACCTTAGATAACTTTAATTTGATGATGATAGAACAGCCTTTAGGATGGGATGATCTCATTGATCATACAGAACTTCAACCACAGCTTAATACTCCTATATGTCTCGATGAAAGTATTTTATCTTTAAACGATACTCGTAAAGCTATTAAAATCAATGCTTGTAAAATTATTAATCTTAAACCTGGAAGAGTTGGTGGACTCACAGAAGCAAAAAAAATACATGATTTATGTAAAAAAAATAATATTGGTGTTTGGTGTGGGGGAATGTTAGAGTCTTCTATCGGAGCATTTTTTAATCTTTCTCTTGCGACTTTAGATAACTTTATTTATCCTGTAGCTTTAAATACTAATGACTACATTGATGATATTGTCACTCATAAATGCCTGGCAAAAAATGGAGCAGTAAAAGTTCCTAATTTTTTAAGTGACTTCGAGGTAGATGAAGAAAAACTGAGACATTATACCGTTGCCTCACATCAATTTAATTCAAAAAGTTAG
- a CDS encoding hydrogenase maturation protease translates to MFERSKILIIGYGNTLRGDDGVGYKIAEMIEQWNLDNITSIAVHQLTPDLADKIAQSDTVFFIDAIPIHDINTANIQIKTLSINEKINNLAHHNNPEQLLYLTAAIYQKFPIAYWILVPALNFNFSEEFSLITQNHVNLTLEKIKNMLSIK, encoded by the coding sequence ATGTTTGAACGATCAAAAATCCTAATTATTGGTTATGGAAATACTTTAAGAGGAGATGATGGGGTGGGTTATAAAATAGCAGAAATGATTGAGCAATGGAACCTTGATAATATAACCTCTATTGCTGTTCATCAACTCACTCCAGATTTAGCAGACAAGATCGCCCAATCTGATACTGTCTTTTTTATAGATGCCATACCTATACATGATATCAATACAGCAAATATTCAAATCAAAACTCTTAGTATCAATGAAAAAATCAATAATTTAGCCCATCATAATAACCCTGAACAATTACTCTATTTAACCGCAGCAATTTACCAAAAATTCCCTATAGCCTATTGGATATTAGTTCCTGCTCTTAACTTTAATTTTAGTGAAGAATTTTCACTGATCACCCAAAATCATGTTAATCTTACTCTGGAAAAAATAAAAAATATGTTATCTATAAAATAA
- a CDS encoding energy-coupling factor transporter transmembrane component T family protein codes for MDLLRSLPIGLYLENPFTWLHKLDPRVKLAWLLSFLLAPILSNPEWRLVLVGILMFLTLITQIPLRVWKQQMGWLLILTLLVFIITTLSPDGLAVTSQPRLPASDLSLPQPTDYNYVLVDQGKLFITRRSLELGIRISTLIFILIYSTNLYLLTTAPEEITAGLDDLLSPLRRFNIPITEILLTLTLSLRFISLVLEEVQNLIRSIRTRAINWKKLGIKRSLQVWLVVVEKLLENLLMRAEEIAIAMEIRGFLSPNKHRVEWHQLRLIRGDWLALGLLIIFWYGRLRWGNM; via the coding sequence ATGGATTTATTGCGATCGCTTCCCATTGGACTCTATCTAGAAAACCCCTTTACTTGGTTACACAAACTTGATCCCAGAGTCAAATTAGCTTGGTTATTATCCTTTTTGTTAGCTCCTATTTTATCAAACCCTGAATGGCGATTAGTATTAGTAGGAATTTTAATGTTTCTTACCTTAATTACTCAAATTCCTTTAAGAGTCTGGAAACAACAAATGGGATGGTTATTAATTCTAACCTTACTCGTATTTATTATTACCACTTTATCCCCCGATGGGTTAGCTGTTACGTCTCAACCTAGACTACCAGCCAGTGATTTATCCTTACCCCAACCCACAGATTATAATTATGTTTTAGTCGACCAAGGCAAATTATTTATTACCCGTCGTTCTTTAGAATTAGGGATAAGAATTAGCACCTTGATTTTTATTTTAATTTATAGCACCAATTTATATTTATTAACGACTGCCCCCGAAGAAATTACAGCAGGATTAGATGATTTATTATCTCCATTACGTCGCTTTAATATCCCTATTACCGAAATTTTATTAACTTTAACCTTGTCCTTAAGGTTTATTTCTTTAGTCCTAGAAGAAGTGCAAAATTTAATTCGATCCATTCGTACTAGAGCAATTAATTGGAAAAAATTAGGCATTAAAAGAAGTTTACAAGTTTGGTTAGTGGTGGTAGAAAAATTGTTAGAAAATCTTTTAATGCGGGCTGAAGAAATTGCGATCGCTATGGAAATTAGGGGTTTTCTCAGTCCTAATAAACATCGAGTGGAATGGCATCAATTACGTTTAATACGGGGAGATTGGTTAGCATTAGGATTATTAATTATTTTTTGGTACGGACGATTAAGGTGGGGAAATATGTAA
- a CDS encoding hybrid sensor histidine kinase/response regulator, with protein MGLTNVIKVLLIEDAPAEARLLHEVLKGATRQEFHLVHEKRLKDALNQLETQIFDIILLDLTLPDSEGLDSLTPIINHNSHIPIVVLTNMNDEELALEAVRRGAQDYLVKRHITLDILVRSICYAIERKQMEKQLKKANQDLEKRVEERTIQLLKAQELNQLKSEFVSILSHDFRNPLNTILLSAGLLEDSHDQLTRDQQLSYFQMIRQAVQDMNQLLSEVLLLGKADAGKLKPNFNELDIKQFCQQIIYSLHLSCEEKNQIMVSFKGELQGELWDEKLLWHILQNLLNNALKYSPQGGKIYVDIIAQEKTVTFRIQDQGIGISQESQKHLFEPFYRADNVENIAGTGLGLSIVRKCVEAYQGQIFVDSQLGKGTTFTVILPRQQPVMSKIEESMEQI; from the coding sequence ATGGGTCTAACCAATGTTATCAAAGTCTTGTTAATTGAGGATGCCCCAGCAGAAGCTAGACTATTGCATGAAGTGCTAAAAGGCGCAACCAGGCAAGAATTTCACTTAGTCCATGAAAAACGGCTAAAAGATGCTCTAAATCAGCTAGAAACTCAAATATTTGACATCATATTACTTGATTTAACCTTACCCGATAGTGAAGGTCTAGATTCTTTGACTCCTATTATTAATCATAATTCTCATATTCCTATTGTAGTTCTAACCAATATGAATGATGAAGAATTGGCTTTAGAAGCGGTGAGAAGAGGAGCGCAAGATTATTTAGTAAAACGTCATATTACTTTGGATATTTTGGTGCGTTCCATTTGTTATGCCATCGAACGTAAACAGATGGAAAAACAATTAAAAAAAGCGAATCAGGACTTAGAGAAAAGAGTCGAAGAAAGAACCATTCAATTATTAAAAGCCCAAGAATTAAACCAATTAAAATCTGAATTTGTTTCCATACTTTCCCATGATTTTCGTAATCCTCTCAATACAATTTTATTATCAGCAGGATTATTAGAAGATAGTCATGATCAATTAACTAGGGATCAGCAACTATCCTATTTTCAGATGATTCGTCAAGCAGTTCAAGACATGAATCAATTGCTTAGCGAAGTTTTACTATTAGGAAAAGCTGATGCTGGTAAATTAAAACCCAACTTTAATGAACTGGATATTAAGCAATTTTGCCAACAAATAATCTATTCTTTACATCTTTCTTGTGAAGAGAAAAATCAAATTATGGTCAGTTTTAAAGGAGAATTACAAGGAGAATTATGGGATGAAAAATTATTATGGCATATTTTACAAAATTTATTGAATAATGCCCTTAAGTATTCTCCTCAAGGGGGTAAGATTTATGTGGATATTATTGCTCAGGAAAAAACCGTTACTTTTCGTATTCAAGACCAAGGAATCGGCATTTCTCAAGAATCTCAAAAACATCTTTTTGAACCCTTTTATCGGGCTGATAATGTAGAAAATATTGCAGGAACAGGATTAGGTTTATCCATTGTTCGTAAATGTGTAGAAGCTTACCAAGGACAAATTTTTGTAGATAGTCAGTTAGGAAAAGGAACCACCTTTACAGTAATTTTACCCCGACAGCAACCAGTTATGAGTAAAATAGAAGAAAGTATGGAACAAATCTAA
- a CDS encoding cytochrome P450, producing the protein MTATIKAKKSNDLAFPQGIKRYGLKGILNLIFRPLPTLESNRNRYGDIYYSPAFSSFPPFIVVGNPEGIEALFTADPDLFNSGTSNAAFQPLLGSQSILQLDGEPHKKRRKLLMPSFHGQRLQTYGEIITNITQAILNGWQKKDIFSMREVTQEITLSVILQAVFGITQGDNYQSLRQQLSCYLDLFNSPLYTSTLFLPILQKNWGTWTPWGNFIDQRDKVYELLSQEIDKRATTKDGEDILSLLLSVTDEQGEHLTKGEVMSELMTLLFAGHETTASALAWAFYWIHFHPEIYHNLQDELDTINVDTDPMEIAKLPYLNAVVSETLRIYPIALFAFSRTLKTSWEFMGYSLETGMSLAPCIYLVHHHPDIYPNSKQFQPERFLDSQFSPYEFIPFGGSNRRCLGYALALYEMKLVLATVLKQVNLKLVDSQPILPVRRGFTMSPQGGVKMQVI; encoded by the coding sequence ATGACAGCAACCATTAAAGCTAAAAAAAGCAACGATTTAGCTTTTCCCCAGGGAATCAAACGTTACGGATTGAAAGGGATTTTAAATCTTATTTTTCGTCCATTACCAACGCTAGAAAGTAACCGCAACCGCTACGGAGATATTTACTATTCTCCTGCTTTTTCTAGTTTCCCGCCTTTTATTGTGGTTGGTAACCCAGAAGGAATTGAAGCTTTATTTACGGCTGATCCTGATTTGTTTAACTCTGGCACTTCTAATGCTGCCTTTCAACCCTTATTAGGTAGTCAATCTATTTTACAATTAGATGGGGAACCCCATAAAAAAAGACGTAAGTTATTAATGCCATCGTTTCATGGTCAACGGTTACAAACTTACGGAGAAATTATTACCAACATTACTCAGGCTATCCTCAATGGTTGGCAAAAAAAAGATATTTTCTCTATGAGAGAAGTGACTCAAGAAATCACCTTAAGTGTGATTCTTCAAGCAGTCTTCGGCATTACTCAAGGGGACAATTATCAATCATTAAGACAGCAATTAAGTTGCTATTTAGACTTATTCAATTCTCCTTTATATACCTCTACTTTGTTTCTTCCTATTTTACAGAAAAACTGGGGAACCTGGACCCCTTGGGGAAATTTTATTGATCAAAGAGATAAGGTATATGAGTTACTCAGTCAAGAAATTGATAAACGGGCAACCACAAAAGATGGTGAAGATATTCTAAGTTTGTTGTTATCAGTAACTGATGAACAAGGGGAACATCTAACTAAAGGTGAGGTGATGAGTGAGTTAATGACCCTATTATTTGCTGGTCATGAAACTACTGCTTCGGCATTAGCTTGGGCATTTTATTGGATTCATTTTCATCCTGAAATTTATCATAATCTCCAAGATGAATTAGATACGATTAATGTTGATACTGATCCGATGGAAATTGCAAAACTTCCCTATTTGAATGCTGTGGTTTCTGAAACCTTAAGGATTTATCCTATTGCCTTATTTGCCTTTAGTCGAACCCTGAAAACGTCCTGGGAATTTATGGGTTATTCTTTAGAAACAGGAATGTCTTTGGCCCCTTGTATTTATTTAGTTCATCATCACCCTGATATCTATCCCAACTCCAAACAATTTCAACCCGAACGCTTTTTAGATAGTCAATTTTCTCCCTACGAATTTATTCCTTTTGGTGGCAGTAACCGTCGTTGCTTGGGTTATGCTTTGGCGTTGTATGAGATGAAATTAGTTTTAGCAACCGTCTTAAAACAGGTTAATTTAAAATTAGTGGATTCTCAGCCTATTTTACCTGTCAGACGAGGGTTTACCATGAGTCCTCAAGGGGGCGTAAAAATGCAAGTTATCTAA
- a CDS encoding secondary thiamine-phosphate synthase enzyme YjbQ: protein MIYQETITISTQDNGDLHDLTKSVSCIVKKAKVTTGMVNIFNIGSTGVIGAIEFEPGLKKDLPEFLNKLIPPSRDYGHEKTWHDGNGHSHLQATLLGPSMTVPITNGNLKLGTWQQIFHLECDIKPRQRQIIVTVYGE, encoded by the coding sequence ATGATTTATCAAGAGACAATTACAATTTCTACTCAAGACAATGGAGATTTACATGATTTAACTAAGTCCGTTTCTTGCATCGTAAAAAAAGCAAAAGTTACTACTGGAATGGTTAATATTTTTAATATAGGAAGCACTGGAGTCATAGGCGCTATTGAATTTGAGCCAGGTTTAAAGAAAGATTTACCAGAATTCCTCAATAAATTAATTCCTCCTAGTCGAGATTATGGACATGAAAAAACTTGGCATGACGGTAATGGACATTCTCATTTACAGGCAACCCTTTTAGGTCCATCTATGACAGTTCCTATTACCAATGGCAATCTAAAATTAGGTACTTGGCAACAGATTTTTCATTTAGAATGTGATATTAAACCGCGTCAACGCCAGATTATTGTTACGGTATATGGCGAATAA